From the genome of Triticum aestivum cultivar Chinese Spring chromosome 3B, IWGSC CS RefSeq v2.1, whole genome shotgun sequence, one region includes:
- the LOC123070770 gene encoding serine carboxypeptidase-like 2: MPYLQALQKSKLVHMARLLLLLLLVVVLLAFGSPAAASERRRNAITHVKGFDGPLPFYLETGYVEVDATHGTELFYYFIQSQRSPKEDPLIVWITGGPGCSALSGLFFEIGPLKFDVATYTEGFPTLVYFEDSWTKVSNVIFLDAPVGTGFSYAREEQGLNVSLTGTGAQLRIFLEKWIADHPEFTSNPLYIGGDSYSAYLVPVTALEIANHNDAGHASGGQKLNLQGYLVGNPGTDDRYDTPGKVPFMHGMGLISDELYEAARVSCSRDDFVTPSNARCANALDAISLVTTDINPVHVLEPFCGLALRDPGGATVFTKTARLLLQDNLEHRLALPVECRDNGYRLSYIWSDDAEVRETLGIRDGSIGAWSRCTTLAHYRHDVRSAVPYHVNLTRRGYRALVYNGDHDLDFTFVGTQAWIRTMGYPVVAPWRPWYSKQQVAGFTTEYAYNLTYATVKGAGHTAPEYRPKECLDMLDRWTSPAGKL; this comes from the coding sequence ATGCCATACCTGCAAGCGCTCCAGAAGAGCAAGCTAGTCCACATGGCcaggctgctcctcctcctcctcctcgtggtCGTCCTCCTGGCCTTCGGCTCGCCGGCGGCAGCGTCCGAGCGGCGGCGGAACGCCATCACGCACGTCAAAGGTTTCGATGGCCCTCTGCCTTTCTACCTGGAGACGGGGTACGTGGAGGTGGACGCCACGCACGGCACGGAGCTCTTCTACTACTTCATCCAGTCGCAGCGCAGCCCGAAGGAGGACCCCCTCATCGTGTGGATCACCGGCGGCCCCGGCTGCTCCGCCCTCTCCGGCCTCTTCTTCGAGATCGGCCCTCTCAAATTCGACGTGGCCACCTACACCGAGGGGTTCCCGACCCTGGTCTACTTCGAGGACTCCTGGACCAAGGTGAGCAACGTCATATTCCTCGACGCGCCCGTCGGCACGGGCTTCTCCTACGCGCGGGAGGAGCAGGGCCTCAACGTCAGCCTCACCGGCACCGGCGCGCAGCTCAGGATATTCCTCGAGAAGTGGATCGCCGACCACCCCGAGTTCACCTCCAACCCGCTCTACATCGGCGGCGACTCCTACTCCGCCTACCTCGTGCCGGTCACCGCGCTCGAGATCGCCAATCATAATGATGCGGGCCACGCAAGCGGAGGCCAGAAGCTCAACCTTCAGGGCTACCTGGTGGGCAACCCTGGCACGGACGACAGGTACGACACCCCGGGCAAGGTGCCTTTCATGCACGGCATGGggctcatctccgacgagctctaCGAGGCGGCGCGGGTCAGCTGCAGCCGGGACGACTTCGTCACGCCGAGCAACGCGCGGTGCGCCAACGCGCTCGACGCCATCAGCCTGGTCACCACCGACATCAACCCCGTGCACGTCCTGGAGCCCTTTTGCGGCCTCGCGCTGCGAGACCCCGGCGGCGCCACCGTCTTCACGAAGACGGCGAGGCTGCTGCTCCAGGACAACCTGGAGCACAGGCTGGCCCTCCCCGTGGAATGCCGGGACAACGGGTACCGGCTGTCGTACATCTGGTCGGACGACGCGGAGGTGAGGGAGACGCTGGGCATCCGCGACGGCTCCATCGGCGCGTGGAGCCGGTGCACCACGCTGGCGCACTACCGGCACGACGTGCGAAGCGCAGTACCGTACCACGTCAACCTGACGCGCCGGGGCTACCGGGCGCTGGTGTACAACGGTGACCACGACCTGGACTTCACCTTCGTGGGCACGCAGGCATGGATCAGGACGATGGGCTACCCCGTGGTGGCGCCATGGAGGCCGTGGTACTCCAAGCAGCAGGTCGCGGGGTTCACGACGGAGTACGCCTACAACCTCACCTACGCCACCGTCAAGGGCGCCGGGCACACCGCGCCGGAGTACCGCCCCAAGGAGTGCCTCGACATGCTTGACAGATGGAcctcgcccgccggcaagctcTGA